The Rhodopirellula islandica genome segment TAGATGGAATGTTGATGACTGTGAGTTCGATGGCGACCGGATTGTTCTTGGCGTTTGGTTTCCCCGGTCTGCCTGAAATGTTGATCGTGCTGGTGATCTGCTTGGTTCTGTTTGGTGGTGCCAAGTTGCCATCGCTGATGCGGAACCTGGGACGCAGTGCCAACGAATTCAAACGTGGCATGTCCGAATCGGGCGACGACGAAGACGAAGCAACGGATCGCACCGACGAGAAGGTCTGAGATGTTTGGTCTCAGCCCATTTGAACTGGCCGTGATCGGAGTGATCGCGGTGGTCCTCTTTGGTGGCAACCTGCCGGAAGTGGCCAGGAAGTTTGGCTCCACGTACAGCCAATTCCGACGCAGCCTGCAGGATGTTCAGCAGCAGTTCCGTCAGGTTCAGGACGAAGCGAGTCGGACGATGTCAATGGACACGCCCCCCGCGAAGTCCACGTCGTACGACGACGAAGAGGATGAACCCAACGAACCTTCGGCGCCCAAGTTCACGCCGCCCGAGTGATGCGTTCAGTTGACGTCCGTCGAATCGGACGTCGACGGAATTCGCATCGGTTGCTGCAGGTACGCCAGCAAGTCACGAACATCCTCGACCGACAAAGCCTCGAGGATGTTCTCTGGCATCAGAGAGACCGGCGACGCTTGCAGGGCATCGATGTCGTCCCGGCTGACTCGGACCGCATTGCCCTCGGCCGTTCGCATTGTCACGGTGTCGGGCGTTTGGTCTTCTAACAACCCGCTCAGCACCTGACCATCCGCGGTGAGCAAGCGGTAGTTGGTGAACTCTTCTCGGATCGCGGCCGACGGGTCAATGATCGCCAACGACAGAAAGTCCAGGTTGGACCGTTCGTACCCCGTCAGATCCGGCCCCACTTTGCCACCTTCCCCGAACAGTCGGTGGCAGGTTCCGCAATGTTTGGTGAACAACGCTTTGCCGTGAGCAAGATCCGCCTGCGACGTGGAGCGAACGACGGACTGAAACTCAGCGATCTGAACCTGCTTTTCCGCCGGAGTTGCACGAACGGTCCCCCAGTGTTTCGTGACACGCTCACGCAGTGAGGCGTTCTCAAAGGCCTGCATTTGAACGACCACATCCGCGGGCACTCGTTCGACGTTGATCTTGGCAGCATCGATTTCATTCAGCAGCACCGACGCCCATGGTTCGCGACTGGAGAGAACTCGAATCGCGGTCTCTCTTAAGTTGCCGGCGTCATCCATCGACGATTGATACGCCGATGCGATCCATGAACCAATGGACTCGTCAGCGAATCGCGAAAGGGCTTGCAACGCAGCCAACTTGACCGCGCCAGATGGATCCCCCTGCAGCCGTCGCCGCAGGACCGCGAGCGCCTGTTCGTTTTG includes the following:
- the tatA gene encoding twin-arginine translocase TatA/TatE family subunit, with protein sequence MTVSSMATGLFLAFGFPGLPEMLIVLVICLVLFGGAKLPSLMRNLGRSANEFKRGMSESGDDEDEATDRTDEKV
- a CDS encoding Sec-independent protein translocase subunit TatA/TatB; this translates as MFGLSPFELAVIGVIAVVLFGGNLPEVARKFGSTYSQFRRSLQDVQQQFRQVQDEASRTMSMDTPPAKSTSYDDEEDEPNEPSAPKFTPPE